The following proteins are co-located in the Doryrhamphus excisus isolate RoL2022-K1 chromosome 3, RoL_Dexc_1.0, whole genome shotgun sequence genome:
- the chd3 gene encoding chromodomain-helicase-DNA-binding protein 3 isoform X2, with protein MSCPLRACEEDEDTALHCEGGGFDEDDDGDFLDRRSDINSPAAPRQTASAPDKEADLSDREIPCKKKGRPKKKKEAKKKDKEGKPVKAKKRKKIDSDVERDSDRDFGENSDSVASDYGSGEKKKKKKHKERKEKKTKKKKKDDGDRDSSQEETTKPVEQKTSAQLAKEWGLEDVDHTFSQEDYRELTNYKAFSQFMRPMIAKKNPKIPMSKMMTILGAKWREFSSNNPFKGNAAAVAAAAAAAAIAVAEQVSAVTASPEPPLPPQPPPIRKAKTKEGKGPGYKKRSKSPRVPDKKKALAAAKAKKMAPIRIKLSPICTKRKKSCSSDDMDEDESEQEDSSVHSSSIRSDSSGRMKKNKRGRPAKKKKKIAGEEEADGYETDHQDYCEVCQQGGEIILCDTCPRAYHLVCLEPELDKAPEGKWSCPHCEKEGIQWEAKDEDFEDFEEDMEDRTISEVGVGVPVGAEEDDDHMEFCRVCKDGGELLCCDTCTSSYHIHCLNPPLPEIPNGEWLCPRCTCPPIKGRVQKILHWRWGEPPPPIPVPPAPDVPPDEPLPPPMKGRAEREFFVKLVAQSYWHCTWITELQLEIFHSVMYRNYQRKTDMDEPPSLDYGSGGEDENGMGKSEKRRAKDPQYAILEDKYYRYGIKPEWMMIHRIINHSLDKKGIYHYLVKWRDLTYDQCTWERDDMDIPDFAIYKTAYWRHRDSIMKEDPDKPRRMRSKNQDDEDQSPASPVTDPTIKYEEQPDFVTSTGGTLHLYQMEGLNWLRFSWAQGTDTILADEMGLGKTIQTIVFLYSLFKEGHTKGPFLVSAPLSTIINWEREFEMWAPDFYVVTYTGDKDSRAIIRENEFSFDDLAVKGGKKSFKMRRETPIKFHVLLTSYELVTIDQTALKSIDWACLVVDEAHRLKNNQSKFFRRLNDYKIDHKLLLTGTPLQNNLEELFHLLNFLTPNRFNNLDGFLEEFADISKEDQIKKLHDLLGPHMLRRLKADVFKNMPAKTELIVRVELSPMQKKYYKLILTKNFEALNSKGGGNQVSLLNIMMDLKKCCNHPYLFPVASMEAQKTPNGAYEGSALTKASGKLTLLQKMLRKLKEQGHRVLVFSQMTKMLDLLEDFLDYEGYKYERIDGGITGALRQEAIDRFNAPGACQFCFLLSTRAGGLGINLATADTVVIFDSDWNPHNDIQAFSRAHRIGQANKVMIYRFVTRASVEERITQVAKRKMMLTHLVVRPGLGSKAGSMTKQELDDILKFGTEELFKDEGEGMKNSSGDKGEDEGNVIHYDSTAIERLLDRSQDATDDTDVQNMNEYLSSFKVAQYMVREEDKIEEIEREIIKQEENVDPDYWEKLLRHHYEQQQEDLASKLGKGKRNRKPVNYNDAAQEDQEWHADISDNQSEYSVGSEEEDEDFDDRPEGRRQSRRQLRNEKDKPLPPLLARVGGNLEVLGFNTRQRKAFLNAVMRWGMPSQDAFSSQWLVRDLRGKTEKEFKAYVSLFMRHLCEPVADGAETFADGVPREGLCRQPVLTRIGVMSLVKKKIQEFEHINGRWSLPELKPEVSVDKSSSSRASSPTVKTTTPTPTDASSNNTPCTSKPATPAPTDKPEKNGKEAEKEEKEDGEAQTDRDGVKEKDEGKDEDANKSEEGEELSSSQTASPDPKREANEEANSNEEEKKETSGSPTDERSTQEKNAAESKQTIKPEERSKDGKADGEKADEKREKDTEKPDRTLSQGADVTDAKKEDVKSDKDAGKEIKEAKVDVAQGNGKTPAERPRFMFNIADGGFTELHTLWQNEERAAISSGKMSEIWHRRHDFWLLAGIVIHGYARWQDIQNDPQFAIVNEPFKSQANKGNFLEMKNKFLARRFKLLEQALVIEEQLRRAAYLNMTQDPSHPAMALNARFAEVECLAESHQHLSKESLAGNKPANAVLHKVLNQLEELLSDMKADVTRLPATLARVPPIAARLQMSERSILSRLASKGMETHTPQPIPPGPYATPQNYGAPFTPAHLLGGANYSHMPPGSFISEAAAAAAAAAAGATGEAAGGATAVGVCQKTKEHDVVQRQRVVDLWKDGKSEGAIGLELRMPKSTVHSIIVKYRLSNTVENLPRNGRPKKP; from the exons ATGTCCTGTCCTCTCCGGGCCTGTGAGGAAGACGAGGACACGGCGCTTCATTGCGAGGGAGGCGGCTTCGATGAAGACGACGACGGAGACTTTTTAGACCGGAGAAGCGACATCAACTCGCCGGCGGCGCCTCGGCAAACTGCATCCGCGCCAG ACAAAGAGGCGGACTTATCAGACAGGGAGATCCCGTGCAAAAAGAAAGGACgaccgaagaagaagaaggaggccaagaagaaagacaaagaggGCAAACCTGTCAAAGCTAAAAAACGCAAAAAGATA GACAGCGATGTAGAGAGGGACTCGGACCGAGACTTTGGTGAGAACTCTGATAGCGTCGCCAGCGACTATGGATCAGgtgagaaaaagaagaagaagaagcataaagaaaggaaggagaagaaaaccaagaagaagaaaaaggacgATGGCGACCGAGACAGCAGTCAGGAAGAGACAACAAag CCCGTAGAGCAGAAGACCTCCGCCCAGCTGGCCAAGGAGTGGGGTCTGGAGGATGTAGATCATACCTTCAGTCAGGAAGACTACAGGGAACTCACCAATTACAAAGCCTTCAGTCAGTTCATGAG GCCCATGATCGCCAAGAAGAACCCTAAGATCCCCATGTCCAAGATGATGACCATTCTGGGGGCCAAATGGAGGGAGTTCAGCTCCAACAACCCTTTCAAAGGCAACGCAGCTGCAGTCGCTGcagctgccgccgccgccgccattgCTGTCGCCGAGCAGGTCTCCGCGGTGACCGCTTCGCCTGAGCCACCGCTGCCACCGCAGCCGCCACCCATTCGGAAGGCTAAAACGAAAGAGGGCAAAG GCCCAGGTTACAAAAAGCGCAGTAAAAGTCCTCGAGTCCCGGACAAGAAAAAGGCTTTGGCTGCAGCCAAGGCTAAAAAGATGGCACCCATTCGAATCAAGCTTTCGCCGATATGCACTAAGAGGAAGAAGAGCTGCTCT AGTGACGACATGGACGAGGATGAATCCGAACAGGAAGACTCCAGCGTTCACAGCTCCTCCATTCGATCCGACAGCTCCGGTCGCATGAAGAAGAATAAGCGAGGGCGGCCAgccaagaaaaagaagaaaa TCGCAGGTGAGGAGGAGGCGGATGGCTATGAGACGGACCATCAGGACTACTGTGAGGTGTGTCAGCAGGGTGGCGAGATCATTCTGTGCGACACGTGTCCACGAGCTTACCACCTCGTGTGCCTGGAACCCGAGCTGGACAAGGCCCCTGAGGGCAAGTGGAGCTGCCCTCACTGC gaaaaagaAGGAATCCAATGGGAAGCAAAAGATGAGGACTTTGAGGACTTTGAAGAGGACATGGAGGATAGAACCATCTCAGAGGTCGGGGTCGGTGTCCCCGTCGGCGCGGAGGAGGACGACGACCACATGGAGTTCTGTCGGGTGTGTAAAGATGGAGGTGAACTGTTGTGCTGTGACACCTGCACATCCTCCTACCACATCCACTGTCTAAACCCTCCACTGCCAGAGATCCCCAATGGAGAGTGGTTGTGTCCGCGATGCACG TGTCCACCGATTAAAGGACGGGTCCAGAAGATTCTTCACTGGAGGTGGGGTGAGCCCCCACCTCCAATTCCCGTGCCACCTGCTCCTGATGTCCCACCCGATGAACCTCTGCCGCCACCCATGAAGGGCAGAGCTGAGCGGGAATTCTTTGTCAAGTTGGTGGCCCAGTCCTACTGGCACTGCACGTGGATCACTGAGCTGCAG TTGGAGATCTTCCACTCGGTGATGTACAGAAACTACCAGAGGAAGACAGACATGGATGAACCCCCAAGTTTGGACTACGGCTCGGGTGGAGAGGATGAGAACGGCATGGGAAAGAGCGAGAAGCGGAGGGCTAAAGACCCGCAGTACGCCATCTTGGAAGACAAGTACTACAGATACGGCATCAAGCCTGAGTGGATGATGATCCATCGCATCATCAACCACAG TCTGGACAAGAAGGGCATTTACCACTACCTGGTTAAGTGGAGAGACCTGACCTATGACCAGTGTACCTGGGAACGGGACGACATGGACATCCCTGACTTTGCCATTTACAAGACCGCCTACTGGAGACACAG GGACTCCATCATGAAAGAAGACCCAGACAAaccaaggaggatgaggagcaaGAATCAGGATGATGAAGACCAGTCTCCCGCTTCACCAGTCACCGAT CCTACAATCAAATACGAGGAGCAGCCAGATTTTGTGACGTCGACGGGCGGGACTCTGCACCTGTACCAAATGGAGGGACTCAACTGGCTTCGCTTTTCCTGGGCTCAGGGCACCGACACCATCCTGGCTGACGAGATGGGTCTCGGCAAGACCATTCAGACCATTGTTTTCCTCTATTCTCTCTTTAAAGAG GGTCACACAAAGGGTCCCTTCCTGGTCAGCGCTCCACTCTCCACCATCATCAACTGGGAGCGGGAGTTTGAGATGTGGGCACCCGACTTCTACGTGGTGACGTACACTGGTGACAAGGACAGCCGAGCCATCATCAGAGAGAACGAGTTCTCCTTCGATGACTTGGCTGTCAAAGGAGGCAAGAAGTCCTTCAAGATGAGG AGAGAGACTCCTATTAAGTTCCACGTGCTGCTGACCTCCTACGAGCTGGTGACCATCGACCAGACGGCGCTGAAGTCCATCGACTGGGCGTGTCTGGTGGTGGACGAGGCTCACCGccttaaaaacaaccaatcCAAG TTTTTCAGGCGCCTGAATGACTACAAGATTGACCACAAGCTGCTGCTGACAGGAACGCCGCTGCAGAACAATCTGGAGGAGCTTTTTCACCTGCTCAACTTCCTCACGCCCAACCGCTTCAA CAACCTCGACGGCTTCCTGGAGGAGTTTGCGGACATCTCCAAGGAAGATCAAATCAAGAAACTCCATGATCTGCTGGGTCCTCACATGCTGCGGAGGTTGAAAGCCGACGTCTTCAAGAACATGCCCGCCAAGACTGAGTTGATTGTGCGAGTGGAGCTGAGCCCTATGCAGAA AAAATACTACAAGCTCATTCTCACCAAGAACTTTGAAGCTCTGAACTCAAAAGGCGGAGGAAATCAGGTCTCCCTGCTCAATATCATGATGGATTTGAAGAAGTGCTGCAACCACCCCTACCTCTTCCCTGTCGCCTCCATG GAAGCCCAGAAAACACCCAATGGTGCATATGAGGGTTCTGCCCTCACAAAGGCTTCAGGGAAACTGACGCTGTTGCAGAAGATGCTGAGGAAACTAAAGGAGCAGGGACACAGAGTTCTGGTCTTCTCACAG ATGACTAAAATGCTGGACTTACTCGAAGACTTCCTGGATTACGAGGGTTATAAGTATGAAAGGATCGACGGAGGCATCACAGGAGCACTGAGGCAGGAGGCCATCGACCGATTCAATG CTCCAGGTGCTTGTCAGTTTTGTTTCCTGCTCTCCACCAGAGCTGGAGGTTTGGGAATCAACTTGGCAACAGCAGACACCGTAGTCATATTCGACTCAGACTGGAACCCTCACAACGACATACAG GCCTTCAGTCGAGCTCACCGCATCGGGCAGGCCAACAAGGTGATGATCTACCGCTTTGTGACACGAGCCAGCGTAGAGGAACGCATCACACAGGTGGCCAAGAGGAAGATGATGCTGACTCACCTGGTGGTCCGGCCAGGCCTGGGATCCAAAGCTGGCTCCATGACCAAGCAGGAACTGGATGACATCCTCAAGTTCGGAACAGAGGAGCTATTCAAAGACGAAGGAGAAG GTATGAAGAATTCCTCGGGGGACAAAGGAGAGGACGAGGGCAATGTGATCCACTACGACAGCACCGCCATCGAGAGGCTGCTCGACCGAAGCCAGGACGCCACAGACGACACGGATGTGCAGAACATGAACGAGTACCTCAGCTCCTTCAAAGTGGCCCAGTACATGGTCCGAGAGGAGGACAAG ATTGAAGAGATCGAGCGGGAGATCATCAAGCAGGAGGAGAACGTGGATCCCGACTACTGGGAGAAATTGTTGCGGCATCACTACGAGCAGCAGCAAGAGGACCTGGCGAGCAAACTGGGAAAAGGCAAACGGAACCGCAAGCCTGTCAACTACAACGATGCCGCGCAGGAAGATCAAG AGTGGCACGCGGACATTTCAGACAACCAGTCGGAATACTCTGTGGGCTCcgaagaggaggatgaggactTTGACGACCGGCCAGAAG GTCGCAGACAATCACGTCGCCAGCTGAGAAATGAGAAGGACaaacctcttcctcctcttctggcCAGAGTGGGAGGCAACCTTGAG GTTCTTGGCTTCAATACACGCCAGAGGAAGGCTTTCCTGAATGCGGTGATGCGTTGGGGGATGCCATCTCAGGATGCTTTCTCCTCTCAGTGGCTGGTTCGAGACCTCAGAGGCAAGACTGAGAAGGAATTTAA AGCGTACGTGTCTCTCTTTATGCGCCACTTGTGCGAGCCTGTGGCCGACGGGGCTGAGACGTTCGCCGATGGTGTCCCGAGGGAGGGTTTGTGTCGCCAGCCGGTGCTGACTCGCATTGGCGTCATGTCGCTCGTTAAGAAGAAG ATTCAGGAGTTCGAGCACATCAACGGGCGGTGGAGTCTTCCAGAACTCAAGCCTGAGGTCAGCGTGGACAAATCATCCTCCTCCAGGGCGTCATCTCCGACCGTAAAGACGACAACACCGACCCCGACCGACGCCAGTTCCAACAACACACCTTGCACCTCCAAACCAG CAACACCTGCTCCGACAGACAAGCCTGAAAAGAACGGGAAGGAGGCAGaaaaggaggagaaggaagatGGCGAGGCCCAGACGGATAGAGACGGAGTTAAAGAGAAAGATGAGGGCAAAGATGAGGATGCAAACAAGTCTGAAGAGGGCGAAGAG CTTTCCTCGTCACAGACTGCATCACCTGATCCAAAAAGAGAGGCCAACGAGGAGGCAAACTCGAATgaagaggagaagaaagaaACAAGTGGCAGCCCGACAGATGAGCGGAGTACGCAAGAGAAGAACGCAGCCGAGTCCAAACAAACCATCAAACCAGAAGAGCGCTCCAAAGACGGAAAAGCAG ACGGAGAGAAAGCCGACGAGAAGCGGGAAAAAGACACGGAAAAGCCCGACAGAACGCTGTCGCAAGGAGCTGATGTTACTGACGCCAAGAAAG AAGATGTGAAAAGTGACAAGGATGCTGGGAAAGAAATCAAAGAAGCAAAAGTGGACGTCGCCCAGGGTAACGGGAAGACGCCCGCTGAGCGACCTCGCTTCATGTTTAACATCGCTGACGGCGGCTTCACTG AGCTGCATACTCTCTGGCAGAACGAGGAGCGCGCCGCCATCTCCTCAGGAAAGATGAGCGAGATCTGGCATCGCCGACATGATTTCTGGCTCCTAGCGGGAATCGTCAT CCATGGCTACGCTCGGTGGCAGGACATCCAGAATGATCCACAGTTTGCCATCGTCAACGAGCCGTTCAAGTCGCAGGCCAACAAAGGCAACTTCCTGGAGATGAAGAACAAGTTCCTGGCTCGACGCTTCAAG CTGCTGGAGCAGGCACTCGTCATCGAGGAGCAGCTGCGCCGGGCGGCCTACCTAAACATGACGCAGGACCCCAGCCACCCGGCCATGGCGCTCAACGCTCGCTTTGCTGAGGTAGAGTGTCTGGCCGAGTCGCACCAGCACCTCAGCAAGGAGTCCCTGGCAGGCAATAAACCAGCCAATGCTGTTC